The following proteins are encoded in a genomic region of Drosophila bipectinata strain 14024-0381.07 chromosome XL, DbipHiC1v2, whole genome shotgun sequence:
- the sn gene encoding protein singed: MAPISTMNGQGQGCELGHSNGDIISQNQQKGWWTIGLINGQHKYMTAETFGFKLNANGASLKKKQLWTLEPSNTGESIIYLRSHLNKYLSVDQFGNVLCESEERDAGSRFQISISEDGSGRWALKNESRGYFLGGNPDKLVCTAKTPGASEFWTVHLAARPQVNLRSIGRKRFAHLSESQDEIHVDANIPWGEDTLFTLEFRAEEGGRYALHTCNNKYLNANGKLQVVCNEDCLFSAEYHGGHLALRDRQGQYLSPIGSKAVLKSRSSTVTRDELFSLEDSLPQASFIAGLNLRYVSVKQGVDVTANQDEVGENETFQLEYDWSAHRWALRTTQDRYWCLSAGGGIQATGNRRCADALFELIWHGDGSLSFRANNGKFLATKRSGHLFATSESIEEIAKFYFYLINRPILVLKCEQGFVGYRTPGNLKLECNKATYETILVERAQKGLVHLKAHSGKYWRIEGESISVDADAPSDGFFLELREPTRICIRSQQGKYLGATKNGAFKLLEDGTDSATQWEF; encoded by the exons ATGGCTCCCATCAGCACCATGAACGGCCAGGGCCAGGGCTGCGAGCTGGGCCACAGCAACGGGGACATCATCTCACAGAACCAACAGAAGGGATGGTGGACCATCGGCCTGATCAACGGCCAGCACAAGTACATGACCGCCGAGACCTTTGGGTTCAAGCTCAACGCCAATGGCGCCAGTCTGAAGAAGAAGCAGCTTTGGACCCTCGAACCCTCGAACACCGGTGAAA GTATTATCTACTTACGATCTCATCTGAACAAGTACCTTTCGGTCGATCAGTTTGGCAACGTGCTGTGCGAGAGCGAGGAGCGGGACGCGGGCAGCCGGTTCCAGATTTCGATCAGCGAGGACGGCAGCGGACGCTGGGCACTGAAGAACGAGTCGCGCGGCTACTTCCTCGGCGGCAATCCGGACAAACTCGTCTGCACGGCAAAGACGCCCGGGGCAAGCGAGTTCTGGACAGTCCATTTGGCTGCCCGGCCGCAGGTGAATCTTCGTTCGATTGGGAGGAAGCGGTTCGCCCATCTCTCCGAGTCGCAAGACGAGATCCATGTCGATGCCAACATTCCGTGGGGCGAGGACACCCTCTTCACTCTGGAGTTCCGTGCCGAGGAGGGCGGTCGCTATGCCCTGCACACGTGCAACAACAA ATATCTGAATGCCAATGGAAAGCTGCAGGTGGTGTGCAACGAGGACTGCCTGTTCAGTGCCGAGTACCATGGCGGACATCTGGCGCTCCGTGATCGCCAGGGACAGTACTTGTCGCCCATCGGATCCAAGGCGGTCCTCAAGTCGCGCTCCTCGACGGTGACACGGGATGAGCTGTTCTCTCTGGAGGACTCCCTGCCGCAGGCCTCCTTCATCGCCGGCCTCAACTTGCGGTATGTGAGCGTGAAGCAGGGCGTGGATGTGACCGCCAATCAGGACGAGGTCGGCGAGAACGAGACGTTCCAGCTGGAGTACGACTGGTCGGCGCACCGCTGGGCTCTACGCACCACCCAGGATCGCTACTGGTGCCTGTCGGCCGGCGGTGGTATCCAGGCCACCGGAAATCGGCGCTGTGCCGATGCCCTGTTTGAGCTTATCTGGCACGGAGACGGTTCCCTCTCCTTCCGGGCCAACAACGGCAAGTTCCTGGCCACCAAGCGTTCGGGACATTTGTTCGCCACCTCGGAGTCCATCGAGGAGATAGCCAAGTTCTATTTTTACTTGATCAATCG GCCCATTCTTGTGCTGAAGTGCGAGCAGGGATTCGTGGGCTATCGCACGCCCGGAAACCTCAAGCTGGAGTGCAACAAGGCCACCTACGAGACCATCCTGGTGGAGCGCGCCCAGAAGGGGCTGGTGCATCTGAAGGCGCACAGCGGAAAGTACTGGCGCATCGAGGGCGAGAGCATCTCGGTGGATGCGGATGCGCCAAGCGATGGCTTCTTCCTGGAGCTGCGCGAGCCAACCAGGATCTGCATAAG ATCGCAGCAGGGCAAGTATCTGGGAGCCACCAAGAACGGAGCTTTCAAGCTGCTCGAAGACGGCACCGACTCGGCCACACAGTGGGAGTTCTAG